The DNA segment GCCGGCGGCCGCGTCGAAACGGTAGATGAGCAGTTTGTCGAGGCCCAGGTCGGCGGCGAAGGCGAAGCGCCCGGCCGCATCGAGGTTGATCGAGTGCGCGTGCGGCCCTTCCTGCCGTTTCGGGTCGGGCCCCTTGCCCTGGTGCTGGATCGCGCACGACGGCTCGCGCAGGCTGCCATCGTCGGCAATGGGCAGCACCGCCACGCTGCCGCTGCCGTAGTTGGCCGCCAGCGCGTTCTTCCCCTCCCGGTCCACGATCACGTGGCAGGGGCCGGAGCCGCCCGAGGGCTGCTGGTTCAGGGGCTTGAGCTTGCCGCTCTCGGGCAGAATGGCGAAGGCGCTGATCGCGCCGCTCTTGCCGCCGCGGAAGTTGCCGATCTCCCCCACCGCGTAAAGGAACCGCCGCGAGGGGTGGATGGCGAGGAACGTGGGATTGGTCGCCTCGGCCGCCAGCTCGGGCGCCGAGAGCCTCCCCGTGGCCACGTCCAGCTCGGCCGTATAGATGCCCTTGCTCGCCTTCCACGTGTAGGTGCCGATGTAGAGACGCACCCTGGCTGGCCTGGCCGAAGCCTCGGCCTCGCCCGCGCGCGAAGCCGCTGCCATCGAAAGCACCAGCGCCGGGCTCAACAACATCAGCCAGCTCAGCACGCTCATCGCCACCTCCGTCGCCTCGCCAGGAGTTCCGGGGGTCCTTCTCGCCGCGCCAGCCGACATCATAGCGTTCGCGGCGGGGAAGTCAACCGCGCGCCAGGGGTGCGACGGAATCGTAGGTGGTTTCTGCTGCGAGAATCCCCGGAACAGGGGAAGGCCCGCGGCAGAGGTAGCGGCTCTCTTCATCCGTTCGACAAGCGGGACGCTTGTCGCTACGGGAATCCGCAGCAGAAGCTACCTACAGAAATGGCCCACACCCCCAGGGTGGCCCCAGGGTTCTCGGGTTCGCCCCGGTCACCCGGGCGGCGTCCGGCGGGCAGGGAAAAAGCCGCGCTTTGGCGACCCGGCGGCTACTATGGCGACGGTTGCCATACTTGCTCAATCCCCGGATGATGCTGTATGGGCGCTTTGGCGATCCGGCGGCCTCCGTGGCCATTCCCGCCATACTTGCTCACCTCCCCCCCTCAAGGTTGAGCAAGTATGGGCGACATGTTGCCGAAACGCCACATGCCGGCCGAGCCCGCGCCCGACACGGGCGCCCCGCCACGCTCCCGCCGCCGTCACCAGGGGACCCGAGGGCGTGCGAACCAAGGCCGTCAGGGCCGACGCGTCCGCCCTGCCAGCCGGGCGCGCACGCGCAGGCGCAAGGCATTGAGGCGGATGAACCCCGTGGCGTCGGCCTGGTTGTAGACCTGGTCCGCCCCAAACGTGGCCAGCTCGGGGTTGTAGAGCAACACATCCTTGGGCGCCTTGCGGCCGACCACGGTGATGCCGCCCTTGAGGAGCTTGAGGCGGGCCGTGCCGGTCACGGTCTCCTGCGCCTTATCCACCGCCGCCTGGAGCATTTCGCGCTCGGGCGAGAACCAGAAGCCGTAGTAGACGAGCTCCGCATAGCGGGGAATCCAACTGTCGCGCAGGTGCATCACCTCGCGGTCCATCGTGATGGATTCGACGGCGCGATGGGCAGCATGGAGGATGCTGCCGCCGGGCGTCTCGTACACGCCGCGGCACTTGATCCCCACGAAGCGGTTCTCCACCATGTCCACGCGGCCCACGCCGTTCCGCCCGCCGACCTCGTTGAGGTGGGCGAGCAGCTTGGCCGGGCTCATCCGCTTGCCGTCCACGGCCACGGGGTTGCCCCTCTCGTATTCGACCTCGATGTAGGTGGCCTTGTTGGGCGCCTTCTCGGGCGGCACGGCGAGAACGAAGGTGCTGGCCGGCGGCTCGGCC comes from the Planctomycetota bacterium genome and includes:
- a CDS encoding argininosuccinate synthase, yielding MSTSPKKIVLAYSGGLDTSVILKWLKETYGCEIIAFCADLGQGEELQPVRAKALQTGASKVYIDDLREEFVRDFVFPMLRANAIYEGTYMLGTSIARPLIAKRQVEIARLEGADAIAHGATGKGNDQVRFELTAFALAPEIRIIAPWREWSLNSRDALIAYAKEHGIPVPVTKAKPYSMDRNLLHLSFEGGVLEDPWAEPPASTFVLAVPPEKAPNKATYIEVEYERGNPVAVDGKRMSPAKLLAHLNEVGGRNGVGRVDMVENRFVGIKCRGVYETPGGSILHAAHRAVESITMDREVMHLRDSWIPRYAELVYYGFWFSPEREMLQAAVDKAQETVTGTARLKLLKGGITVVGRKAPKDVLLYNPELATFGADQVYNQADATGFIRLNALRLRVRARLAGRTRRP
- a CDS encoding lactonase family protein, whose translation is MSVLSWLMLLSPALVLSMAAASRAGEAEASARPARVRLYIGTYTWKASKGIYTAELDVATGRLSAPELAAEATNPTFLAIHPSRRFLYAVGEIGNFRGGKSGAISAFAILPESGKLKPLNQQPSGGSGPCHVIVDREGKNALAANYGSGSVAVLPIADDGSLREPSCAIQHQGKGPDPKRQEGPHAHSINLDAAGRFAFAADLGLDKLLIYRFDAAAGKLEPNDPPFASVAPGAGPRHFAFHPNGRFAYVINEMAMTVTAFAYDAGRGALKEIQTVPTLPDGGGPGPGLSTAEVQVHPSGRFVYGSNRGHNTIAIFRVDAETGKLTPVGHESTRGKTPRNFGMDPAGAWLVAANQDSNDLFVFRIDAETGRLAPTGERVEVPLPVCVKFLPVAGD